In Cyprinus carpio isolate SPL01 chromosome B16, ASM1834038v1, whole genome shotgun sequence, the following are encoded in one genomic region:
- the LOC109048323 gene encoding pleckstrin homology domain-containing family G member 5-like — MREMDTVKSSNPSKGPELSNVMAPEETAAGDKSDRQREEEKEADTDTPDGVVAVLSVGQRRAREKHRYNTVGYQKKKQRTAVDFSTVSKGTSAGVKSRGALKQALFSQGVSDKNGTFEFRFCGVQGQVDALKQVLNLFDIPEDLRWTWGEGGTEKALEKSWTDIVDSHESMSKTKRHQQEALWELINTELTYINKLTIAKELVMAALSHCHRHGFLQEVSPTMLFSNLPSILDAHQLFWLEVMYPMLQEVRLTGKPFDPLRLEAGCLQFPDRFPAYFEYCLEEERNVELTRRQLDTSPQFHTYLTWVENHPQCGRMRLGDMQAKPHQRITKYPLLLKAVQKNTEDHPTKNALERMLYRVNNFLESINGYLQLKEDTLALSVAAQRIEGCKLEGLSEEIDKYVRDFCCFDLMRPVRGVGPNVIRKQLMEETLKVRIRKDTKELVVLLFTDVLLMTKTQKKSDKLKVVRPPLALERIHCIELKDGYSFVLVEVGDLGCAVGVNFLSTPSPDSCASWVSALRETQAALETLRKHETNKTTSTTEFGGSERLPIQDKLSDKVIEDPDGQSVSDRSDSDFDPAELVSLYPFHRRKSEAEMLMEEEQSKAQQLPEDRNSPLIGQSNDQSQSAHQEIVAKTNSAGLKTEEGRKQLEEKEGPSRKISERRVTWKRGRRSSVNSNDVTQQDLLVRNQSNGSYLLMPGGDVEKNSTSIQSLPSTSASNKSLLTASSYGATAETGEPMHQDPDDDSEEIRRNYLYSQSEDDNGFLTESGRFSRKLKSPRFRRKRPNNLQPSVPSDISRTDVNGLELTPNANSNGNQRRASNPCIKPQDSHRVLKLGFLKNNHGTLWNVPEKRLSPDPQTHSEPEQTRDGKFQMKPIKLKTQRRASIPEISSSQSSLPPSYRRSPSPPPGLDPQIHPSPLQDLLQRAKERERERGLGKREGKKKTLCLQNSPTVSATPSPSVSEGERRAEREESAVDCMISAHGWREGNVDESEDEMKESNNVLEGISVDWPGWCFDDEEVFDFEDFEDEDWFDKKLTTDGPRRSETKPSERLDETECSEV; from the exons ATGAGGGAAATGGACACAGTTAAATCCAG TAATCCATCAAAAGGACCGGAACTGAGCAATGTCATGGCCCCAGAGGAAACTGCCGCCGGTGACAAGAGTGACAGACAGCgggaggaggagaaagaggcaGACACCGACACTCCTGATGGAGTCGTTGCAGTACTATCAGTCGGTCAGAGGAGGGCACGAGAGAAACACAGATACAACACTGTAGGCTACCAG AAAAAGAAGCAGAGGACAGCTGTGGACTTTTCTACAGTGAGCAAGGGAACATCTGCCGGGGTGAAGAGCAGAGGTGCATTAAAGCAGGCACTTTTTAGCCAGGGAGTGTCTGACAAAAATGGCACATTTGAG TTTAGGTTTTGTGGTGTACAGGGGCAGGTGGACGCGTTGAAACAGGTTTTGAACTTATTCGATATACCTGAGGACCTGAGATGGACATGGGGGGAGGGAGGTACTGAAAAAGCACTGGAAAAGAGCTGGACAGACATAGTGGACTCCCATGAG TCTATGTCAAAAACCAAACGAcaccagcaggaggcgctgtgggAGCTTATTAATACTGAACTAACCTACATCAACAAACTCACTATTGCCAAAGAA CTTGTGATGGCAGCACTGTCACACTGTCACAGACATGGATTCCTTCAGGAA gtcAGCCCCACAATGCTGTTTTCCAATCTTCCTTCTATCCTTGATGCACATCAGCTCTTTTGGCTTGAAGTGATGTATCCAATGTTACAAGAGGTCCGTCTCACCGGAAAACCATTTGACCCTCTCAGACTTGAGGCAGGATGTTTGCAG tTTCCTGACCGTTTTCCTGCATACTTTGAATACTGTTTGGAAGAGGAGAGAAATGTGGAGCTTACACGCAGACAGCTTGACACAAGCCCACAGTTTCACACTTATCTTACG TGGGTAGAGAATCATCCACAGTGTGGGCGAATGCGACTGGGCGATATGCAGGCCAAACCACACCAGAGAATCACCAAGTACCCTCTTTTGCTGAAAGCTGTTCAGAAGAACACAGAAGACCACCCCACCAAAAACGCACTTGAAAGAATG ttgTACAGGGTCAATAATTTTCTAGAATCTATCAATGGCTATTTGCAACTGAAAGAAGATACTCTAGCCCTCTCTGTTGCTGCTCAAAGAATAGAGGGATGCAAACTAGAAGGTCTGAGTGAAGAAATAGACAag TATGTTCGTGATTTCTGCTGCTTTGATTTGATGAGGCCAGTGAGGGGGGTGGGGCCTAATGTCATACGGAAGCAATTAATGGAAGAAACTTTGAAGGTCAGAATAAGAAAGGACACCAAG gaGCTTGTGGTCCTGCTCTTCACTGATGTGTTGTTGATGACCAAAACGCAGAAGAAATCAGACAAGCTGAAGGTAGTGCGCCCCCCTCTGGCTCTGGAGAGAATACACTGCATTGAGCTCAAAGATGGAT ATTCGTTTGTGCTGGTGGAGGTGGGTGATCTAGGTTGTGCTGTCGGTGTGAACTTCCTGTCCACACCCAGTCCAGACAGCTGCGCGTCATGGGTGTCTGCTCTGCGTGAAACTCAG GCGGCCTTAGAGACCTTAAGGAAACATGAGACCAACAAAACAACAAGTACGACAGAGTTTGGTGGTTCAGAGAGACTTCCCATTCAAGACAAACTGTCTGACAAAGTGATAGAGGATCCTGATGGCCAATCAGTATCTGACAGATCTGATAGTGATTTTGACCCAGCTGAGTTGGTGAGCCTATATCCTTTCCATAGGCGCAAGTCTGAGGCAGAAATGTTGATGGAAGAAGAACAAAGTAAAGCTCAGCAGCTGCCAGAGGATAGGAACTCTCCACTGATTGGCCAATCAAACGATCAGAGCCAATCAGCTCATCAAGAAATTGTGGCAAAGACTAATTCAGCTGGATTAAAAACTGAAGAAGGAAGAAAGCAATTGGAAGAAAAAGAGGGCCCATCTAGAAAAATATCAGAAAGGCGAGTTACATGGAAACGTGGACGACGGTCATCTGTAAATTCTAATGACGTTACACAACAGGACTTACTTGTGAGAAACCAGTCGAATGGATCATACTTGTTGATGCCTGGTGGAGATGTGGAGAAAAATAGCACTTCTATTCAATCCCTGCCCAGCACTTCTGCATCAAACAAATCTCTATTAACTGCATCGTCATATGGGGCAACTGCAGAAACAGGGGAACCAATGCATCAGGATCCAGATGATGATTCTGAAGAAATCAGGAGGAACTATTTGTACAGTCAGTCAGAAGATGACAACGGGTTCCTCACAGAATCAGGGAGGTTCTCCAGGAAACTGAAGTCTCCTCGCTTTCGGAGGAAGCGTCCAAATAATTTGCAACCATCTGTTCCCTCAGATATTTCCAGGACAGATGTGAACGGATTGGAACTTACTCCCAATGCAAACTCCAATGGAAACCAGAGAAGAGCATCCAACCCTTGCATTAAACCCCAGGATTCCCACCGAGTGCTAAAGCTGGGATTTCTAAAAAACAACCATGGAACGTTATGGAATGTTCCTGAAAAAAGATTGTCACCAGACCCTCAGACGCACTCTGAACCTGAGCAGACGCGTGATGGGAAATTTCAAATGAAACCAATCAAActgaagacacagaggagagcCTCCATCCCGGAGATCAGCTCCTCTCAGAGTTCCCTTCCACCTTCTTACAGACGCAGCCCCTCGCCCCCACCAGGCCTGGACCCCCAGATTCACCCTTCTCCACTCCAGGACCTGCTGCAGAGGGCAAAGGAACGGGAAAGAGAACGTGGACtgggaaaaagagagggaaagaaaaaaacgTTATGTCTACAAAATTCTCCTACTGTTTCTGCCACTCCATCACCGTCGGTCAGTGAAGGAGAGAGACGGGCAGAAAGAGAGGAGTCGGCAGTAGACTGTATGATATCTGCTCATGGATGGAGAGAGGGAAACGTGGATGAAAGTGAGGATGAGATGAAAGAGAG t AATAATGTCCTAGAGGGCATCAGCGTGGACTGGCCTGGCTGGTGTTTTGATGATGAGGAGGTCTTTGACTTTGAGGACTTTGAAGATGAAGACTGGTTTGACAAGAAGCTGACCACAGATGGGCCCAGGAGGTCAGAGACGAAACCATCAGAGAGGCTAGATGAAACAGAATGTAGTGAGGTGTAG